The genomic region tggatgatgtcattaatctaaataattttaaattaaaattaaatcttactaattaattattattattaaatcttattaataattattttaattattaaaattaaataattttaaataattttaattaattattttaaattgagtACGAGATGGTGTAAAAATTatgcagaaggaaaccaattctacatttatattttactttacacttttaaaataaaatgacaaccaatattatctcttatgattggatgttgattgtttaatatgtattttaggtgtttgatgaaatgttcacctTACGAggttcttagtcggactatgtgattctacgggttattaaactaaataactttagcatttacattcacttaatacctaaaacatatcattaaactatttcgtttaaataaacccgtgatttcacgggtcatttcactagttgatTGTAGTAGCTTTAGACAAAGACTATTTCCTTATTTATATTTTTGACAAATGTAGTCTACAAAGAATATTGCAACATTGTAGTATTCATATTATCAACTCAACAAGTTCTCAACAAAGGTCGTCTACAACGAATATTTTAACATTTGTAGTATTCATATTTCAACTTGCACTATTTCCTTAATTCTATTTTTGACTTAACGAATTGTCATTTCAATATGCTCCCTAGTTTAGTTTAAACTATTATACGACATCTGTTACTCCATTTCGGATGATAGAAACAAGCCATTTTCTCAAATGAGCACTGGCGGATCTAATGTGTTAAGAGGGGGGGCGGGGAAATTCTATTTTTGACTTAACGAATTGTCATTTCAATATGCTCCCTAGTTTAGTTTAAACTATTATACGACATCTGTTACTCCATTTCGGATGATAGAAACAAGCCATTTTCTCAAATGAGCACTGGCGGATCTAATGTGTTAAgagggggggcgcccgcccccggtggatttcgaaattttagtgcaaattttttcgaTTTTTCTATGTTGCCCCAGGTGGAAAAaattttttgccccaaacccttcatattttgccccaaaaccttcgtattttgcccaaaaaccttcaaattttgctcaaaaaactatatattttgccccaaaacctatatattttgcaaaaaaaaattccctacgttttaaaaaaaaattcgcccccggtgaaaaaatttcctggatccgccactgcaAATGAGTATATATGTAATTACTTTTTTTACGGGATTGAATTTGGTTGATGTTGTATTTCTATTGGTACTTGCAATAACCAACCCTACTTGCTTGAAAAAATCACAACTAATTATTTAACTAATTTTCTAAACAGTCGTGCATCCTTATTTCGTAAGTTTGAAAAGATATTAATTTTCAAAGTTAACTAATATTGTAAGTTCTCTTCCTCACTTAGTTTTCATAAATCCCTATGCTACATAACTATctataaaattttaattaaatacCTATGAGGAGTATTCAAATGAAtctaacttttaagttgagatacAGGGGATCAATTAtagtgcgacatgtggcgcgacgaTCACATGTGAATATGTAATTGAAACAAACAAAAAAaagaattcaaaatttttttttcaccttttttttttcaatcacatatgattggattTAACATGTAATAAATCACATgagattctgcatgccaatcataTCATATGTGATTGTAAACCCTAATCACACgtgtttttccaatcacatgtgattggatttgacatgcagaatcacatgtgattgagttttacaatcacatgtgattggatttgacatgctaaattttaaaaaaaaaatgtttttctcaaaaaaaaattgtttattcaatcacatgtgattgtcgcgccacatatcGCGCTCTAAttggtccgttgaatttcaaacaaattgttggattcaagtgattacaactcaaacacctatatattacttatttacctTATATTTCCCTTTTATAAAAGTTTCGTGTATCATATATCATATACTATATCATATAAACATATACTTGttgtactagtgaaatgacccgtgaaattacgggtttgtttatacgaaacagtttaataatatgttttaggtattaagagaatgtaaatgttaaagtcatttagtttaatgacccgtagaacaacgaatttcgactaagaaacttgtcgttgtttttacaaatatattgatgtacataacttggtcagaataaatgaattaacttgatgtacttaactttgtcataaaagcctatattactataacaaccctcacttttacaTAGCTCGAACACTTATTAAAACTAAATTAGTATATATGCTAactttaattaataaaaattaaacaaACTTATATAAAGTTATGtaattaactttattaataaaatataGTGACAAAAATATAAACTACAAAACTTAAAggtaattaaataaattaaactaTAAATAACTACATAAACCCGAAaataattgataattaataataactttcggtaattataaaaaaaaatacaactaATTAAATTATAAAGTCTAGAATAttctaaaataaaaaataaataaatatattctaGATTGTTCTTTTAATTAAAAATAGTTAAAATATAAATCATATTTATTTGTTGTATAACTTAGACCAaaatataggatatatatatatatatatatatatatatatatatatatatatatatatatatatatatatatatatatatataatgtttcttTTAAATAAACTTGGTTAAAAGGAAATTGAATTAGAACAAGAATTATGACCAAATACATAAATAAGATAAAATCAAAACAatcctatctttttttttttttttgaaatcgatcgaaattatcatcatcatttttatttttatttttaataagtcCCCTAATTTTCATCTGTAAATACCACatcaaattttataaaaacttGCATCAAAAAGCTTGAAGAaaattctctcttttctctctagaaaTACTTGtgagtttttcttttcttattttatttatttttagtatttatttaCGGTTTATATTTCTTTTTACCGAATGTTTATTTTAATTTTGTTATACGAAGTTAAATACATATTAGTATTATGTTATAATGATCATAAACTAATTATATGAGATctgaaataaatgataaaatttataaaaacaaaTTTAATAATTATTTGTTATTAAAAATCGAATTATAAATCATTATACGATTTAAATATGttaaaatgtaaaaaataatatatataattgagaaAAATAAGTTTTCAGGTTTCTTAACCTCTGTAAAAATTTATATTCACAGgaaataatttttataaattttataaatgctaaaaatgaatttataattatttattgcaTTCATTATGTACCGAATAGTGTATAAATATGTAAAAATCAAAATAAAACAGTAAAATTTGTGAAAATAATTTTCGCAGGTCTCTTCAGGATTTGGCCCGAACTGTTCGGCATATTCCCATGCATTACGCACCCGTTCGCCACTTTGTTCTCAACTCTTCTAATCATGTATAAGTTATTAAAATCAAAACTTGAATTTAAATATTATTCTACTTAATTAATTTCTATTTATTTGTATTCGAAATCGTTTAATAAACAATTAAATCTGTAAATTCGAGTAGAATTTTTTTTTAGCTGGTAATTATgattaaaatatgtattattaagaTTCTGAAGTATTACATATTTTTGATAAATTTTATGATCAAtagattaattattatatatttattttcattttggtcgctatatatatatatatatatatatatatatatatatatatagaaaatagaGAAAATTTATGTAAATACTTAGggactggaaaaataatttttacagactGCAAATGACATATAATAAATATTAGAATCGAAAATATAATTTATTTTCTATTCTATATATTTATTCTTCAATTAATAATTCAAAAACTGTTatttaagtttaaaatttgaaATAAATAATATCTTCGGTATAAAATTTGTTTTAAAACTTTTATATTATCTATACagtatataaaacttgtaaaaaatataaacCCAATTATTTAGGTCAATTTGGTATTTTATATGGAATTAAATTTGTTTTATGGATAAATCAAGatttaaaataaagataaatactAATTAAATATAAACACATGTGGGATAtattttattacaattttgtaCAACTTATTATAATAAAATAAGTCTACAAaatattatctatatttatttggTATATATTTGAATTAAAAGTGAATTtagacaaaatatatataattcggtatataatatgtatataaaatatatgtattaaccaaatattattattttaacttaAGAtcagaaataaatatataaaatataattattaatttattatatattttatttcttacataattaaacttatagtataataataactttaaataaagtAATGACGacaatacatattaataataattatactataacatataatataataagATTTATTATATAAGTAAACTAATCGTATCATACCTATACGTCCATAATACGTGAAGATTataatcaaaagataacgtatAACTTATACAAACTCACCGCTATTTACGGTCAAAGGGATGATGTCTATGGTTGCCATTTATGggataagcttgtggatctcgaatgtcatgacttagatTATGATTAAGAGTCATGGCCCCCGTTACATTTGGTCATCCCCGACTTACTTGATAACAACGAGCGTCTTGGTAAAGGATTATAATCCGAACTTTTTAAAATTGggaacttactataagtggaaactttccataaatagtaaccctcCGAAAATAGAAACTCTTTTCGTGaactgtcactgttaatatagttactatattaataaacatacttttgtctgttaggcaataactgatcaaacgttatatctctagccTCTAGGTTGAGGTCTCGATTGCATTTCTTGCTTCTATTTTCGTTTGTGGATATTCTTCGTCGTGctatattaaggtgaacttcatagccacgCTTTTACATactttattgaattttataaatctcggggtgagacacatgcttgattttaaatgatttacactttagacacaagtgcctaaacattttgatatgcaacttcatgaaatttttgttaacttgtattcttacatgcaaatctccaccataatatcgttaattgctaaaaTTAGAATgtggcaagcttaattattgtgaataggcctattgagagcgacgtctctacccattgacagatcgtcaagggggtacataataatgattaccgacaaacGCGCAGTGTCAGGGGTTTTAATGTTTacctcgatattataactcatggcatattgattaTTTTTGatattttgaactaaatcttgtggtctaaaactttattaTGGTTATTAAagttatgttgttcactcaaccattgtgttgacatttaagcatgttttgtctcaggtaacgATTAGCTCATATGCTGATGGTGATTGTTATTTGTGTGCTGCCTTGCATTGGAGTCTCGCATATTATAATTTATCCTTTATTAAACATTTGTCATTTACATTGGATTTATGATGTAAAACCTTATTTATTTTCGCTGTTATACAAttaattttttattaaaatgtatcatttagagtcgttttcgcttatatacttgtgttatgatattaaaATGTCACATTtacccccgaccctatttgggggtgtgacaattacaaccttttattgagacatttatttcgcatacatatgtaacgtaattaatctcgtaaaggcacccatatttgaataataataatattataactttaattataattataattataattataataaataataataaagtttgtttaaaaattgtgtatttatatttttaataataattattagtaataacaaatgcctcttgataaattttaaaaaaataaaattacaattattatatgaaggttgtacaatatgcttcaaagtttgtacacgtGTTTATGAGGTGATTTGTAAAAGATTTTACAATTTGTTTTAAAACTTATGCATATGGTCATGTGAGTGTttaatcataaggttgtacataatatttcaaatattgtacatatggtcatgagggtgttttacctaaagttgtacataatgtttcaaatattgtacatttagtcatgagggtgttttatcataagattgtacataatgctctatatattataaaattaacatGTAAAATTTTACTAaatataatgacatcatcatgagggtttagaatttttttctttatttttgaatttttttaagcttagataattcttatttatgatattattaagtaaatttttaattataaaaataattctatttatGACATCACTTGCATGCTCTCAcaatttttctttttgattttttataTAGAAGGAAAAAGGTAAATATttcatcatcattttagcattttaatacaacttatagatagatatagatatagatatagatatagatactaGGTTTAAGAGCCCGAATGTTCACGTTGGATTTAAACACAGCAACATTGGAATTAATAGATGTTTATTAAAACAACGTAACAGGCCGATTAGATAAACACGGCAACATTGGAATTATATATTGGGCTTAGCCCACTACCTTTAGTCTGTTCCAAGAGCCCATAAGTCACCAAAGGCATTTTAGCCACAACAATGCTTTACAACGGATACATTATGAATACTAGCCGTTATTTCAACGCCGTCACATAACCACCCCCAAATCACCATTCTGATTTCTGAACCCTAGTTTCACATATATAAACCCCCGAAAATTCCTCTACGTAATCTCAAATCGCCTCCAAATCACCATTCTTAACCCTAGTTTCACATATAGTTTGGCATCGCTGTTATTCTCTCGCCTGTTGCAAACTAAGCAACTACGATCTCATTGAGTTCTTTAATTTCTGTTCTCTTAATCTCACTTCTGTTATTATTGCATTTTtgccctaatttttttttttttttttttttgcaggttttcgtttgttttttatatatattatacgtaTATATCTGTTACTACTAATATCATGGATGCAGGATCACAATCACGTTGTCCTCTTCGGGAACAATTCCTACAAAGACGCAATTCTCGTGAGAACGTAATACTCTTTTCTTTGATTCATGTTGTTTTCCCCCAAATTTATTGTTAATTGGGTACTGAATTAGGGTTTATTGTTTGTGTGATTGATTGATATGCAGTTGGATAGATTCATACCGAATAGATCAGCGATGGATTTCGATTACGCTCATTACATGCTAACCGAAGGGATAAAAGGTAAGGAAACCCCATTGAACAGCTCGCCATCGAAGGAGGCGTACAGGAAGCATTTGGCAGATTGCTTCAACATGAACAGGACCAGGATTCTTGCTTTCAAGAACAAGCCTCCCACGCCTATAAAAGGGATCCCCGACGATTTTTCTTATTCTGTCCAACGCTCGAAGCCAGTAAAGGCCGGCAGATACATTCCTCAGGTAATCATCTACAATATCCATTACttctttaattaaaacttgttttgTTTTCAAGCCTTAGAATCTGGTTTCATTACAAGATCCCTTCTTTATTAGTTTAAAATGTGTGTATTGTTTTATTTTGGAAAAAAAGGGACATCACCCCGGAAAAttgtattaaaataataatatgttCATGATTACATTAGGCATACCTAATGGGGATTTTTAATGTACATCTTAAACCAATACATGCCTGTTCTACTGCAAACAAAACATCCTCTAATTTGTATGTGCATTTACAATTCAATTGGTGACTTAGTTGTTGACAGGTTCATTGCAATACCGACCCAAATTTATCCTTTTATCGTTTGTGCAGCCTATTTAAGACTAACATGTTGACTATTTCCAACAAACTTTGCATAATCCATAGAACCAATAATATGCCTCTTATTCACAGTCATATACGACTTATCACTTTTTAAATTTCTTTCCATTCATCTTATCGGATCACAACAGTACGCTGCAACCCATTCACCAAACCCACTGCATTCCTTTCATTTTGTTGACTTAAAAGGTCAACTGTCATCAAATTCATAGCAGCTACTGGCCCTTCCGAAATACAGATCTGTTTCTTCCGACTAAGAAAACACCCCTGCTACGCTTGACTTTGACCATCTCTTTGTTGTAAACCCTTACTGCCATTCCCCAAACTTTACTGCCACCTTTTGTTATCTGTTTCTTTTCGAATTCCCTTGTTAGCTGTATTTTCTTTTTTACTTTTAATGCTTCTTAGACTTTGATAATTATAGCAGTTCTCCATCTTCACTCCTTGGACTAGCTCTACATTGTTTAACCGAATGACCAAAAACTTTACAATATGTAGAAAATGAAATATGTTTGTAATGTTTTCAAGCACAAAATAGTTAAATGTGGCTTACATACAAGATTATTAACATGTTTGTTTCAGTTTCAACCCCTAAAATAGGGTAATGTTGTTTTTTAACAGGATGTTTTTCAACATTACATTCAATTCAAATTGGTTTCTTGTACTTATCTGTATAATGCACAGTTTAGTTATTAGATTCAAATCTGAGTATTGTGTTTTGTTTGTGCTAAATAAATAGACTTCAGAAAGAACATTGGATGCGCCAGATATTGTTGATGATTTCTACCTGAATCTTCTGGATTGGGGAAGCAAAAATGTTCTTGCGATTGCACTCGGAAACACAGTTTATCTATGGGACGCAACAGATGGAAATACATCAGAGCTTGTGACCATTGATCATGAAAGTGGTCCCGTGACGAGTGTCAAATGGGCACCCGATGGCAACCACATCTCAGTTGGATTAAACAATTCTGATGTCCAATTATGGGATTCCACTTCTAACCGATTGGTAATGATCTGACCTGTGACTTTGTAATTTTGTGATTTGGCCTGTGTTAACTGTTAACTAATTTTGGTTTTTGATTGAAACAGTTAAGAACATTGAGAGGCGGTCACCAATTTCGTGTTGGAGCAATGGATTGGAACAACCATATTCTCACAACCGGAGGTATGGATGGTCGGATTGTGAACAATGACGTTAGAATAAGATCACATATAGTCGAGACCTACTCGGGCCACCACCAAGAAGTTTGCGGGTTAAAATGGTCAGCTTCGGGTCAACAATTAGCCAGTGGCGGAAACGATAATCTTGTTCACATTTGGGACCGATCAATGGCTTCAGTGAACGGCCCAACCCAATATCTTCACAGGCTTGAGGATCATATTGCAGCAGTGAAAGCCCTTGCGTGGTGTCCCTTTCAGGCTAACCTACTTGctacaggcggtggtggtggtgataaatgtatcaaattttgGAACACGCACACGGGTGCCTGTTTAAACTCAGTCGATACTGGGTCACAAGTGTGTGCACTTTTATGGAACAAGAATGAGCGTGAGCTGCTGAGCTCACACGGGTTTACTCAGAACCAGCTGACTCTATGGAAGTACCCGTCAATGGTTAAGATGGCTGAGCTTACTGGTCATACTTCAAGGGTTCTTTTCATGGCTCAGGTATTGTCAAAGTCTAAAGTCAAACATTCCTTTTCCTTTTGTGCTTAGATTATGTTAAAAGCTTCAAAAAACTGATCAATGATcagtaattatataataaaaacaatATGTTGTTTGCTCAGATTGATTAAAATTCAAACACTGATcagtaattatataataaaaacaatATGTTTTGCAGAGCCCAGATGGATGTACAGTTGCATCTGCAGCAGGAGACGAGACTTTGAGATTTTGGAATGTTTTTGGGCAACCTGAAGTAGCTGCTGCAAAAGCTGCACCTAAAGCCAACCCTGAGCCATTTGCTAACGTGAACCGTATTCGTTAGTGATTAGTATTTGCTCAAAATATATCTACTTTGGCTTTTCGTAGTACTTGTATATTGGATATAATTGGCAATTTAGTGCATGTGAAGTGAGTTTACGTAGTGATCAATATCATGGTTCACAATCAGAGACCGTATGATGACTCTGGTCAGTGTAATGGAGCTGAATCATAGTGGCTGAATCATGTATATTTGGTGGAAACCATAAAATGTATATATTCAGGTAAGAGCTATATATATTCTTCTTAGCTTAGTTTTGGTCCACAAGATTATGTGTTGCCGTGAGCCTAGACGACGTTATTGCATATATCTTTGAAAGTGAGGAGTGTCTCTATTATTCGGTGTTAATGTTATATTTTTCTCTAGCTAAAATTTACTGTTTTATTGCTGCTAATGAAAGCAAACTATGTTTCCCTAACCTATCCTACTGAAGTTTTTGTTAAGTTCATTACATGATCTGATTGAGAGAATACCGGATATTCAGAAACTGCAAATGATCTTTTTATTTTAATGTTATGATCATAATGCAAACCAGAACTAGCATAAAAAATGTAATGGGCTGAAATGAAAGGTTATAGATGTCGTATTGAATGAAGTCACTGTGATTTTAAGGTAGTTTATTTGTTTGTTTAATCCGTCAAATCCCTTATCCTTTATTGGTCCACCATgtttatataaaaacaaaaatactaGTAGTTTTAGATCGGCGTACACGACTTTTCAACGTGAAGTTAATACTTTTGGAAAATACTTTAAAATGTTTCTAAGCTTAATTCTCAAAATGACTATTACGTTCAAAATTTGATCATTTGTaagataatatataaaattgttcattAGTCATTATATCTATTCTATAGTATCAAAATTTATTACTAATGTATGTGACCATTGAAATCAACACGCAATCCACCTTACTTCCATCACATATTCATTATTCCCTATTTTAAAATGtcacattatttatttatatttatttatttttttatacatATACTAAAAGAGGTGGGAAGTTTGGTCGTTTTGACCTCTTCCCCCTTTCCAAacgacataaaaaaaaaaaaacacaccccAACTCTTGCCCATAATTCATTATATTAAATTGTTACATTTACTTTTACTAGTAAAAAAATTGTGCATGCGTCAATGTGTAATACTAAATATAAAATATGTTTGTGCAAGTTAAAAGCGACTTGATTCCAAGTTATATGTACACATGTAAGTGATTCAAACGTTGAATAAACAATATGCAAACTATTCGGGCATTCGGCGTGGAGGAATTAGTTTAATTAAGGCGCCGAAATGGAGGAATTCAGCGTGTTAATAAAAGATATTTGAGCTCGTTTATTTCGGCTTCATGATTCGTAGCTTTCTTTTGGTATCATTGTTCGTTGCTTTACTTTGCTTGTGATGGATTTAGTTATGTTTCACTTTAGGTTAGATGAATCTCGGTATAGATAGATTATTTGTTAGCTGCTTTCTAGGTACGAGCCTCATCGGAGTTTCTTATTGTACTCTCGTTGAATTCGTTTTCTTTTGAAAAATGTTTtccgtttttataaaagtattcgttatttttgcaaaaaaaaaaaaaaaaaaaaaaaaaaaaaaactattcggTCATTCGGCGGAAACTTCATTTTTATTTGTCAGTCTATTATACGGATGAATGTGAAATAAAGAACTTTTCGTTTAATTGTATAAAAAATGCTAATTTCATTACATAACAACTGCTGATTGGGTGGGTGTCGTTTAGAGGATCAATTTACTAACATGCAATGTTATTTTGAGGGTTGGCAGCATGTTCAATGGGTGCGAAATGTTAATTtagcaaaataaataaaaatgtcttTTATATGACACTTTCTTTCATGTGTAAGGTCAAATATTGAAACGTGCAAGATGTGCAATCGTACATGGCCCAATTTTTAAAAGGGTTCAAAAAAATATAGCTCAATATTACATACAATGTGCATATGATTTGATATGACATTTTCTATAGCTATTATTTTGAATACTGTTTGAAGTTACGACGTTTGTTTTATATTATTGAACTTATTATATATGAAAAACTATTGTATATAAAATTGTCACTTTATTTATTGAACAGGGCCACTATAGAAGTGACAAGACGGCCCTGTTCATTTCTCTAGCTTCGCTAGACCCCTCTTGCTCGTATATACTATTAGTGAAAGGGGCATTTCCGTCattttaaatgcattcaagttgttCTCCTCATCCTTGATCACTTGTACGAGGATAGCTCAGTAATTTTGGTTGCATTCACTTACCGATTTGTGGACGAATTGTCGTAGATTAGTTA from Rutidosis leptorrhynchoides isolate AG116_Rl617_1_P2 chromosome 9, CSIRO_AGI_Rlap_v1, whole genome shotgun sequence harbors:
- the LOC139865700 gene encoding cell division cycle 20.2, cofactor of APC complex-like, with amino-acid sequence MDAGSQSRCPLREQFLQRRNSRENLDRFIPNRSAMDFDYAHYMLTEGIKGKETPLNSSPSKEAYRKHLADCFNMNRTRILAFKNKPPTPIKGIPDDFSYSVQRSKPVKAGRYIPQTSERTLDAPDIVDDFYLNLLDWGSKNVLAIALGNTVYLWDATDGNTSELVTIDHESGPVTSVKWAPDGNHISVGLNNSDVQLWDSTSNRLLRTLRGGHQFRVGAMDWNNHILTTGGMDGRIVNNDVRIRSHIVETYSGHHQEVCGLKWSASGQQLASGGNDNLVHIWDRSMASVNGPTQYLHRLEDHIAAVKALAWCPFQANLLATGGGGGDKCIKFWNTHTGACLNSVDTGSQVCALLWNKNERELLSSHGFTQNQLTLWKYPSMVKMAELTGHTSRVLFMAQSPDGCTVASAAGDETLRFWNVFGQPEVAAAKAAPKANPEPFANVNRIR